A genomic stretch from Enterobacter dykesii includes:
- a CDS encoding sugar phosphate isomerase/epimerase family protein encodes MKIATQNQAFFPVNIMEKFQYIKAMGFDGYEIDGKLLVENLAEVKAAIKATGLPVTTACGGYDGWIGDFIEERRLNGLKQIERILEALAEVGGKGIIVPAAWGMFTFRLPPMTSPRSLDGDRKAVSASLRWLDEVAARTGTTVYLEPLNRYQDHMINTLADARRYIEENGLKHVQIIGDFYHMNIEEDSLTDALHQHRDLVGHVHIADNHRYQPGSGSLDFASLFDRLRADNYRGYVVYECRVRAEDPAKAYRDSLTYLRKC; translated from the coding sequence ATGAAAATCGCAACACAAAATCAGGCCTTTTTCCCGGTCAATATCATGGAGAAATTCCAGTACATCAAAGCGATGGGTTTTGATGGCTACGAAATTGACGGCAAGCTGCTGGTGGAGAACCTCGCCGAGGTTAAAGCGGCGATTAAGGCCACCGGTCTGCCGGTGACGACCGCCTGCGGCGGATACGATGGCTGGATCGGCGACTTCATCGAAGAACGTCGTCTGAACGGGTTAAAGCAGATTGAACGCATTCTGGAAGCGCTGGCTGAAGTGGGCGGCAAGGGCATTATCGTGCCTGCTGCCTGGGGAATGTTTACCTTCCGTCTGCCGCCAATGACCTCCCCACGCAGCCTGGACGGTGACCGCAAAGCCGTAAGCGCCTCCCTGCGCTGGCTGGATGAGGTGGCGGCGCGCACCGGAACAACCGTCTACCTGGAGCCGCTGAACCGCTATCAGGATCACATGATCAACACCCTGGCTGACGCGCGTCGCTATATCGAAGAGAACGGTCTGAAGCACGTGCAGATCATCGGCGATTTCTATCATATGAACATCGAAGAAGACTCGCTGACGGATGCGCTGCATCAGCACCGCGATCTGGTTGGCCATGTGCACATCGCAGATAACCACCGCTACCAGCCGGGCAGCGGCAGCCTCGATTTTGCCAGCCTTTTCGATCGGCTGCGTGCGGATAACTACCGGGGTTACGTGGTGTATGAGTGCCGTGTTCGCGCCGAGGATCCGGCTAAGGCATACCGGGACTCGCTCACTTACTTGCGTAAATGCTAA
- a CDS encoding YcjF family protein gives MTEPLKPRIDFTGTLEQDPQEAFKTAQTFSGMQADNFAPALTEEPGVEEGPAEAVVEAALRPKRSLWRRMVTAGLALFGVSVVGQGVQWTMNAWQTQDWVALGGCAAGALIVGAGIGSVATEWRRLWRLRQRAHERDEARDLLHSHGTGKGRAFCEKLASQAGIDQSHPALQRWYAAIHETQNDREVVTLYSHMVQPVLDAQARREISRSAAESTLMIAVSPLALVDMAFIAWRNLRLINRIANLYGIELGYYSRLRLFKLVLLNIAFAGASELVREVGMDWMSQDLAARLSARAAQGIGAGLLTARLGIKAMEVCRPLPWIDGDKPRLGDFRRELIGQLKETLNKKPAP, from the coding sequence ATGACGGAACCGTTAAAACCGCGCATAGACTTTACCGGAACGCTTGAGCAGGACCCTCAGGAGGCGTTCAAAACCGCGCAGACGTTCAGCGGCATGCAGGCTGATAACTTTGCTCCGGCCCTGACAGAGGAGCCCGGAGTCGAGGAAGGTCCGGCAGAGGCGGTTGTTGAAGCTGCCCTGCGTCCAAAGCGCAGCCTGTGGCGCAGGATGGTCACCGCTGGTCTGGCGCTGTTTGGCGTAAGCGTGGTTGGGCAGGGCGTGCAGTGGACGATGAATGCCTGGCAAACTCAGGACTGGGTCGCGCTGGGCGGATGTGCCGCGGGCGCGCTGATTGTGGGTGCGGGCATCGGATCGGTTGCCACCGAGTGGCGGCGGCTCTGGCGTTTGCGCCAGCGCGCGCACGAGCGTGATGAAGCGCGGGATCTGCTCCACAGTCACGGCACCGGCAAAGGCCGCGCGTTCTGTGAAAAGCTGGCCAGCCAGGCCGGAATCGATCAGTCGCATCCGGCGCTTCAGCGCTGGTATGCCGCCATCCATGAAACCCAGAATGACCGGGAAGTAGTGACGCTTTATTCCCATATGGTTCAGCCGGTGCTGGATGCCCAGGCGCGACGCGAGATTAGCCGCTCTGCGGCGGAATCCACCCTGATGATTGCCGTCAGCCCGCTGGCGCTGGTCGATATGGCCTTTATCGCCTGGCGTAACCTGCGCCTGATCAACCGTATCGCGAACCTTTACGGCATAGAGCTGGGTTACTACAGTCGACTCCGGCTGTTCAAGCTGGTCCTGCTCAATATCGCGTTTGCCGGGGCGAGTGAACTGGTGCGCGAAGTGGGAATGGACTGGATGTCGCAGGATCTGGCGGCGCGTCTTTCTGCGCGTGCGGCGCAGGGTATCGGCGCGGGACTATTGACGGCGCGTTTGGGGATTAAAGCGATGGAGGTCTGCCGTCCGCTGCCGTGGATCGATGGCGATAAGCCCCGTCTGGGAGATTTCAGGCGCGAACTGATCGGTCAGCTCAAAGAGACGCTCAATAAGAAACCCGCTCCGTGA
- a CDS encoding Gfo/Idh/MocA family protein → MMSASTPSPLRVAIIGAGQVADKVHASYYATRSDVQMVAVMDSHPEQARAFAERHGISSVWQDTREMLEAVKPDVVSVCSPNRFHFGHVTAALEAGCHVMCEKPPAMTPQEADRMRMAARKAGKVLAYDFHHRFALDTQLLREAVMKGELGEIYYTTAQALRRCGVPGWGVFTNKTLQGGGPLIDIGIHMLDAAMYVLGFPAVKRVTAHSFQRLGNRKSSGQFGEWDPTQFTVEDALFGTIEFCNGGILRLDTSFALNIREQSIMNVAFCGEKAGAMLFPAHIYNDEAGTLVTLTQREEADDRRHMRSMDAFLRHVQGEPVMIADAEQGLVIQQLVAALYESAETGESVTLC, encoded by the coding sequence GTGATGAGTGCTTCTACACCTTCGCCTCTGCGCGTCGCCATCATTGGCGCCGGGCAGGTCGCGGATAAAGTGCATGCCTCGTATTACGCCACGCGCAGTGATGTTCAGATGGTGGCTGTCATGGACAGCCATCCTGAACAGGCTCGGGCGTTTGCGGAACGTCATGGTATTTCCTCGGTATGGCAGGATACGCGAGAGATGCTCGAGGCGGTTAAGCCGGATGTGGTGAGCGTCTGTTCGCCTAACCGGTTCCATTTCGGGCACGTCACGGCAGCGCTGGAAGCAGGCTGCCACGTGATGTGTGAAAAACCGCCTGCCATGACGCCGCAGGAGGCCGATCGGATGCGCATGGCCGCGCGCAAGGCGGGAAAAGTGCTGGCGTATGATTTTCACCATCGTTTTGCTCTTGATACGCAACTGCTGCGTGAGGCTGTGATGAAGGGGGAACTGGGCGAAATTTATTACACCACGGCGCAGGCGCTACGCCGCTGCGGGGTTCCCGGCTGGGGCGTCTTTACCAACAAAACGCTTCAGGGCGGTGGGCCGCTGATTGATATCGGCATCCATATGCTCGATGCCGCGATGTACGTGCTGGGGTTCCCGGCGGTAAAACGGGTGACGGCACACAGCTTCCAGAGGCTGGGAAATCGTAAAAGCAGCGGCCAGTTTGGCGAGTGGGATCCCACGCAGTTTACCGTTGAAGATGCCCTGTTTGGCACCATTGAATTTTGCAACGGCGGCATTCTGCGTCTGGACACGTCGTTTGCGCTCAATATCCGTGAACAATCCATCATGAACGTCGCATTTTGCGGTGAAAAGGCGGGCGCCATGCTGTTCCCGGCGCACATCTACAACGACGAAGCCGGTACTTTAGTCACCCTCACGCAGCGTGAAGAGGCTGACGATCGGCGTCATATGCGCAGTATGGATGCCTTCCTACGGCATGTGCAGGGAGAGCCCGTCATGATCGCTGATGCGGAGCAGGGGCTGGTTATCCAGCAGCTCGTCGCCGCGCTGTATGAATCAGCAGAAACAGGGGAAAGCGTGACGTTATGCTAA
- a CDS encoding LacI family DNA-binding transcriptional regulator: MSPTIYDIARVAGVSKSTVSRVLNKQTNISPEAREKVLKAIDELNYQPNKLARALTSSGFDAIMVISTRSTKTTAGNPFFSDVLHAITAKAEEEGFDVILQTSKSSEDDLLKCVSKIKQKMIKGIIMLSSPANESFFTTLDAYGVPVVVIGKVEGEFQNIYSVDTDNFHDSATLTETFIKNGRRKIACLHAPLDYHVSIDRLAGYKASLEKHHIALNPDWIRDGGYTHESALTAALELLSSPTPPDAVFATDSMKLLSLYRAADELNLMIPEQVVIAGYSDPMLSLILTPAPGGFDIPTRKLGEESCDLLFRRIAGHPAPQKVLVDTHFLLAASLR, encoded by the coding sequence ATGTCACCCACCATCTATGATATCGCACGGGTTGCGGGCGTATCGAAATCAACCGTTTCCCGCGTTCTGAATAAACAAACGAATATTTCTCCCGAAGCGCGTGAAAAAGTGCTGAAGGCGATTGACGAATTAAATTATCAGCCCAACAAACTGGCCCGCGCCCTGACCTCTTCAGGCTTCGATGCCATTATGGTTATTTCGACCCGTTCAACCAAAACCACTGCCGGAAATCCTTTTTTCTCCGATGTCCTGCATGCCATTACGGCAAAAGCGGAAGAAGAAGGATTTGACGTTATTTTACAAACGTCAAAAAGCAGCGAAGACGATCTGCTGAAATGCGTGAGTAAAATAAAACAGAAGATGATCAAAGGGATCATAATGCTGAGTTCACCGGCAAATGAATCCTTTTTCACCACGCTGGATGCGTATGGCGTACCGGTAGTGGTTATCGGCAAAGTTGAAGGTGAGTTTCAGAATATTTATTCCGTCGACACGGATAATTTCCATGACAGCGCCACGCTGACCGAAACCTTTATTAAAAACGGACGCCGTAAAATTGCCTGTCTGCATGCCCCCCTTGATTATCATGTTTCGATCGATCGCCTTGCGGGCTATAAAGCCAGTCTGGAAAAGCACCATATTGCCCTTAACCCGGACTGGATCAGGGACGGCGGTTATACCCATGAGAGTGCGCTTACGGCAGCGCTGGAATTGTTGTCTTCGCCCACGCCGCCTGATGCAGTATTCGCTACCGACAGCATGAAGTTACTTAGCCTCTATCGCGCGGCGGATGAGTTGAATCTGATGATCCCTGAGCAGGTGGTGATAGCCGGATACAGTGATCCGATGCTGTCTCTCATTTTAACGCCCGCACCTGGCGGCTTTGATATCCCCACCCGTAAGCTGGGGGAAGAGAGCTGCGATCTTCTTTTCAGGCGTATCGCGGGGCATCCCGCCCCGCAAAAAGTGCTGGTTGATACCCACTTTCTGTTGGCCGCATCACTTCGCTAA
- a CDS encoding glycoside hydrolase family 65 protein: MLNVSVLTDPGFCPHSLNKYASIMACGNGYMGVRAAHEEDYTQQTRGMYLAGLYHRAGRNETTELINLPDIIGIDVELDGVNFTLLSGEILEWQRELAFANGELRRSVVWRSPDGKRYRLESRRFVSMDQLPLVAMQLSITPLDAATQAVLKTGIDATQTNSGRQHLDEVSVRVFDQQYMQGVYETQDRASEIIVSAYCRLSAKSDSCFTAKNRRLSVHHSLTIAKGDTVTLEKIVWVAHRSDKALSQASFARNALADLKVCSARGYDALIESSGCAWQEVWRDARVEVDSTEHQDQMALDYAVWHLTTMTPAHDERSSIAAKGLTGEGYKGHVFWDTEVFLLPFHLFTRPQTARSLLRYRWLNLAGAREKARRNGWPGALFPWESAASGLEETPEFAAINIRTGTRQKVASALAEHHIVADIAWAVVAYWQATHDDAFMRNEGLTLLMETAAFWMGRATEINGRLEIHDVIGPDEYTEHVNNNAYTNYLAWHNVACARQFVTMFGREDEGFTQKATRFLTRLWLPEANPDGVIPQDDTFMAKPAIDLSRYKAKAGKQTILLDYSRAEVNDMQILKQADVVMLTYLLPERFTPQQCAANLAFYEPRTIHDSSLSKAIHGIVTARCGDTEGAYAFWRDGVAIDLGDDPHSCDDGIHAAATGAIWSGVIQGFAGVQIVEGELHLAPKLPAHWQKLAFPLRWRNATLHFTYENEVLTIEASAPAALTLWGKTLHVSGRTVCAYKDFLAPVNGTATTEGRHDA, from the coding sequence ATGCTAAACGTGTCTGTATTAACCGACCCGGGCTTTTGTCCACACAGCCTGAATAAATACGCCTCCATCATGGCCTGCGGTAATGGCTACATGGGGGTCCGCGCTGCGCACGAAGAAGATTACACCCAGCAAACCCGAGGCATGTATCTTGCGGGCCTCTATCATCGTGCCGGTCGCAACGAGACCACTGAGCTGATCAATCTGCCGGATATCATCGGTATCGATGTTGAGCTGGATGGCGTCAATTTCACGCTACTGTCAGGCGAAATCCTCGAGTGGCAGCGCGAGCTGGCGTTTGCTAATGGCGAGCTTCGTCGCAGCGTCGTCTGGCGCTCGCCTGACGGGAAACGCTATCGTCTGGAGAGCCGTCGTTTCGTGTCGATGGACCAGTTGCCCTTAGTAGCCATGCAGCTTTCTATTACACCGCTCGATGCTGCCACGCAGGCCGTGCTGAAAACCGGCATTGACGCAACGCAAACGAACAGCGGCAGACAGCACCTGGATGAAGTGTCGGTCAGAGTGTTCGACCAGCAATATATGCAGGGCGTATATGAAACGCAGGACCGCGCGTCTGAGATTATTGTTTCAGCGTATTGTCGGCTCTCAGCGAAGAGCGACAGCTGTTTCACCGCCAAAAATCGTCGTCTCAGCGTTCATCATTCGCTGACGATTGCTAAGGGTGACACTGTCACGCTTGAAAAAATCGTCTGGGTGGCACATCGCAGTGATAAAGCTCTGTCGCAGGCGTCTTTCGCCCGCAACGCGCTGGCCGATCTTAAAGTCTGTTCGGCAAGAGGCTACGACGCGTTGATTGAGAGTTCGGGGTGTGCCTGGCAAGAGGTCTGGCGTGACGCTCGGGTGGAGGTGGACTCTACGGAACATCAGGATCAGATGGCGCTGGATTACGCCGTCTGGCATTTGACGACCATGACGCCAGCCCATGATGAGCGAAGCAGTATCGCCGCCAAAGGGCTGACGGGAGAGGGGTATAAAGGCCACGTCTTCTGGGATACCGAAGTTTTCCTGCTGCCTTTCCATCTCTTCACTCGCCCCCAAACCGCCCGTAGCCTGCTGCGCTATCGTTGGCTCAACCTGGCCGGGGCGCGGGAAAAAGCTCGACGCAACGGCTGGCCCGGCGCGTTGTTCCCATGGGAAAGCGCCGCCAGCGGCCTGGAAGAGACGCCAGAGTTCGCGGCTATCAACATCCGAACCGGCACGCGCCAGAAGGTGGCCTCCGCGCTGGCGGAACACCACATCGTGGCGGACATTGCCTGGGCCGTCGTCGCTTACTGGCAGGCGACGCACGATGATGCCTTTATGCGAAACGAAGGCCTGACGCTGCTGATGGAAACCGCCGCGTTCTGGATGGGCCGCGCAACGGAAATCAATGGTCGCCTCGAAATCCATGACGTCATCGGACCGGACGAATATACCGAGCATGTGAACAACAACGCTTATACCAACTATCTGGCCTGGCACAACGTTGCCTGCGCTCGCCAGTTTGTGACGATGTTTGGGCGCGAGGATGAAGGTTTTACGCAGAAAGCGACACGGTTCCTGACGCGCTTATGGCTGCCGGAGGCCAATCCAGACGGTGTGATCCCGCAGGATGATACCTTCATGGCGAAACCCGCCATTGATCTCAGCCGCTATAAAGCAAAAGCAGGGAAGCAGACCATTCTGCTCGATTATTCCCGCGCGGAAGTCAACGACATGCAGATCCTTAAGCAGGCTGATGTGGTGATGCTTACCTACCTGTTGCCGGAGCGGTTTACCCCGCAGCAGTGCGCCGCCAATCTGGCGTTCTACGAGCCCCGCACGATCCATGATTCGTCGCTGAGCAAGGCCATTCACGGCATTGTGACCGCCCGCTGTGGTGACACCGAAGGTGCCTACGCCTTCTGGCGCGATGGCGTCGCCATCGATCTTGGGGACGACCCGCACAGCTGCGATGACGGAATTCACGCCGCTGCGACCGGCGCTATCTGGTCCGGCGTCATTCAGGGCTTTGCCGGTGTGCAGATTGTAGAAGGGGAGCTGCATCTTGCGCCGAAACTGCCAGCTCACTGGCAAAAACTGGCATTCCCGCTGCGCTGGCGGAACGCAACGCTGCACTTCACCTATGAAAACGAGGTGTTAACCATTGAAGCTTCGGCACCTGCCGCGCTGACGCTGTGGGGCAAGACGCTACACGTTTCGGGGCGGACAGTTTGCGCTTATAAGGATTTTCTTGCACCTGTTAATGGGACCGCTACCACGGAGGGGCGCCATGACGCTTAA
- the pgmB gene encoding beta-phosphoglucomutase produces MTLKAVVFDLDGVITDTAHLHFLAWRAVADEIGITFDEAFNEQLKGISRMDSLQRILKHGGKEGTFSDEQRLALATKKNALYVQSLASLTEDSLLTGIRDVLADIRAAKVKIGLASVSLNAPGILHALGIHQAFDFCADASRICRSKPDPEIFLAACAGLNVRPDAAIGIEDAPAGVEAINAAGMLSVGIGCGLNHAGLQLHSTRELTWKCLTEFWASRTYC; encoded by the coding sequence ATGACGCTTAAGGCTGTTGTATTCGATCTGGACGGTGTGATCACCGATACCGCCCACCTCCATTTTCTGGCCTGGCGTGCAGTGGCGGATGAAATCGGCATCACCTTCGACGAAGCGTTTAACGAACAGCTGAAGGGCATTAGCCGCATGGATTCCCTTCAGCGCATCCTGAAGCATGGCGGGAAAGAGGGGACGTTTAGCGATGAGCAGCGCCTTGCGCTGGCGACCAAGAAAAACGCGCTCTATGTCCAGTCTCTGGCGTCGCTGACGGAGGATTCACTGCTTACCGGTATTCGCGACGTGCTGGCGGATATCCGTGCGGCGAAGGTCAAAATTGGGCTCGCCTCCGTTTCCCTGAATGCCCCGGGGATTCTGCACGCGCTGGGCATTCATCAGGCCTTCGATTTTTGCGCCGATGCTTCCCGTATTTGCCGCTCAAAGCCAGACCCGGAGATCTTCCTCGCCGCCTGTGCAGGCCTGAATGTGCGTCCTGACGCGGCTATAGGTATCGAAGATGCACCTGCAGGCGTTGAGGCGATCAACGCGGCGGGAATGCTATCGGTTGGGATTGGATGTGGCCTGAACCATGCGGGTTTACAACTTCATTCAACGCGGGAACTGACCTGGAAATGCCTGACCGAGTTTTGGGCATCCCGGACGTATTGCTAA
- a CDS encoding YcjX family protein: MKRLKNEINSLVNRGVDRHLRLAVTGLSRSGKTAFITAMVNQLLNLHAGARLPLLSAVREERLLGVKRVPQRDFGIPRFTYDEGLAQLYGDPPTWPTPTRGVSEIRLALRFRSNESLMRHFKDTSTLYLEIVDYPGEWLLDLPMLAQDYLSWSRQMTGLLQGQRAGWSAKWRQLCEGLDPLAPADENRLAAIAEAWTAYLHQCKQEGLHFIQPGRFVLPGDLAGAPALQFFPWPDVDGVGESKLAQADRHTNAGMLRERYNYYCEKVVKGFYKNHFLRFDRQIVLVDCLQPLNSGPQAFNDMRLALTQLMQSFHYGQRTLFRRLFSPVIDKLLFAATKADHVTVDQHANMVSLLQQLVQDAWQNAAFEGIAMDCLGLASVQATQSGLIDLNGEKIPALRGKRLSDGEPLTVYPGEVPGRLPGQAFWQNQGFQFEAFRPQAMSVDRPLPHIRLDAALEFLIGDKLR, translated from the coding sequence ATGAAGCGACTTAAAAACGAAATCAATTCACTGGTGAACCGTGGCGTTGACCGTCATCTGCGTCTGGCCGTGACGGGGCTGAGCCGCAGCGGTAAGACGGCGTTTATCACCGCGATGGTAAACCAGCTCCTGAACCTGCACGCCGGGGCACGTCTGCCGCTGCTTAGCGCGGTGCGGGAAGAACGCCTGCTGGGCGTGAAGCGCGTCCCTCAGCGTGATTTTGGTATTCCGCGTTTTACCTATGACGAAGGGCTGGCGCAGCTCTACGGCGATCCGCCCACGTGGCCGACGCCGACGCGAGGAGTCAGTGAAATTCGCCTCGCGCTGCGCTTTCGCTCGAATGAATCCCTGATGCGCCACTTCAAGGATACCTCCACGCTGTACCTTGAAATCGTCGATTACCCCGGTGAATGGCTGCTCGACCTGCCGATGCTGGCGCAGGATTACCTCAGCTGGTCCCGCCAGATGACGGGGTTGTTGCAGGGGCAGCGCGCCGGGTGGTCGGCCAAATGGCGACAGCTTTGCGAAGGCCTGGACCCGCTTGCGCCGGCCGATGAAAACCGTCTGGCGGCCATTGCCGAAGCCTGGACGGCGTATCTGCACCAGTGCAAGCAGGAAGGGTTGCACTTCATTCAGCCGGGTCGCTTTGTCCTGCCGGGTGATTTAGCGGGCGCGCCTGCGCTTCAGTTCTTCCCCTGGCCGGACGTGGATGGGGTGGGCGAGTCGAAGCTGGCGCAGGCTGACAGGCACACAAACGCCGGGATGCTGCGCGAGCGTTACAATTACTACTGTGAAAAAGTGGTCAAGGGATTCTATAAAAACCACTTCTTGCGATTTGACCGTCAGATTGTGCTGGTGGATTGTCTGCAGCCGCTCAACAGCGGGCCGCAGGCCTTCAACGATATGCGTCTTGCCCTGACGCAGCTGATGCAAAGTTTTCACTACGGGCAGCGGACGCTGTTTCGCCGACTGTTCTCACCGGTGATCGACAAACTGCTTTTTGCGGCCACCAAGGCCGATCACGTTACGGTCGACCAGCATGCCAATATGGTATCGCTACTGCAGCAGCTGGTGCAGGACGCCTGGCAAAACGCCGCCTTCGAAGGGATCGCCATGGATTGCCTTGGGCTCGCGTCCGTGCAGGCAACGCAAAGCGGGCTGATTGACCTTAACGGCGAGAAAATACCGGCATTACGCGGTAAGCGGCTCAGCGACGGTGAACCGCTTACCGTCTATCCGGGCGAAGTGCCTGGGCGGCTGCCGGGTCAGGCCTTCTGGCAGAATCAGGGCTTCCAGTTTGAAGCCTTCCGCCCGCAGGCAATGAGCGTCGATCGGCCATTACCACACATCCGTCTGGATGCGGCGCTGGAGTTTTTGATTGGAGATAAATTGCGATGA
- a CDS encoding OmpG family monomeric porin codes for MSTLLRSAALVLCAGVSCAQASETAKQWEFNIGAMYEIENVEGQGDDKDGLYEPSVWFNATWDAWTISLAMYQEGPVDYSSMTRGTYFDRPEFQLRYRLIGTDDFTFGLTGGFRNYGYHFKDEHGAKDGSANMQRYKVQPDWDIKLTDDWRFGGWFAMYQFANDLQKTGYADSRVETETGFTWTINETFAAKVNYYLERGFNMDSSRNNGEFSTQEIRAYLPISLGQTTLTPYTRLGLDRWSNWDWQDDPEREGHDFNRLGLLYAYDFNNGLSMTLEYAYEWENHDEGESDRFHYAGVGVNYAF; via the coding sequence ATGAGTACTCTACTAAGAAGTGCTGCGCTCGTGCTGTGCGCAGGAGTTAGCTGTGCACAAGCATCAGAAACAGCTAAACAGTGGGAATTTAATATTGGTGCAATGTATGAAATCGAAAACGTTGAGGGGCAGGGCGACGATAAAGATGGATTATATGAACCTTCCGTGTGGTTTAATGCAACCTGGGATGCGTGGACTATTTCGCTGGCGATGTATCAGGAGGGGCCGGTTGATTACAGCAGTATGACCCGTGGAACCTATTTCGATCGTCCTGAATTTCAATTACGCTATCGCTTAATCGGAACCGATGATTTTACTTTCGGTCTGACCGGCGGTTTCCGTAATTATGGTTATCACTTTAAAGATGAACACGGCGCCAAAGACGGCAGCGCTAATATGCAGCGCTATAAAGTTCAGCCTGACTGGGATATTAAATTAACCGACGACTGGCGTTTTGGCGGCTGGTTTGCCATGTATCAGTTTGCTAACGATCTGCAAAAAACCGGCTATGCTGACAGCCGCGTTGAAACCGAAACGGGCTTTACCTGGACGATTAACGAAACCTTTGCGGCTAAAGTGAATTACTATTTAGAGCGCGGTTTCAATATGGACAGTTCTCGTAATAACGGCGAGTTTTCTACTCAGGAAATTCGTGCCTATCTGCCCATTTCGTTAGGCCAGACCACCTTAACGCCTTATACCCGCCTGGGGCTCGATCGCTGGTCGAACTGGGACTGGCAGGACGATCCTGAGCGTGAAGGACACGATTTTAACCGACTGGGTCTCCTCTACGCTTACGATTTCAACAATGGTTTATCCATGACGCTTGAATACGCCTATGAATGGGAAAACCACGATGAAGGCGAGAGCGACCGCTTCCACTATGCGGGGGTTGGCGTAAACTACGCGTTCTGA
- a CDS encoding ABC transporter ATP-binding protein, which yields MAQLSLKHIQKIYDNQVHVVKDFNLEIEDKEFIVFVGPSGCGKSTTLRMIAGLEEISAGELIIDGVCMNDVPAKSRDIAMVFQNYALYPHMTVYDNMAFGLKMQKIAPVVIDERVNWAAQILGLREYLKRKPGALSGGQRQRVALGRAIVREAGVFLMDEPLSNLDAKLRVQMRAEISKLHQKLNTTMIYVTHDQTEAMTMATRIVILKDGIIQQVGAPKQVYNEPANMFVAGFIGSPAMNFIRGAIDDRYFVTETLRLKIPEDKLASLNAAGYQRKAVVFGIRPEDILTLQSSGKHIAAKVSVAELTGAEFMLYASVGGHELVVRAGAANDYAAGDNIDIQFDMNKCHFFDAETEAAIR from the coding sequence ATGGCTCAACTGTCCCTGAAACACATTCAGAAAATCTATGATAACCAGGTCCACGTGGTTAAGGATTTCAATCTCGAAATCGAAGACAAGGAGTTCATCGTCTTCGTCGGGCCTTCGGGCTGCGGCAAATCCACGACGCTGCGCATGATTGCCGGTCTGGAGGAGATCAGTGCGGGTGAACTGATTATTGACGGGGTGTGCATGAATGACGTGCCCGCCAAGTCTCGTGATATCGCGATGGTGTTCCAGAACTATGCGCTTTATCCGCATATGACGGTCTACGACAACATGGCGTTTGGCCTGAAGATGCAAAAAATTGCGCCTGTGGTTATCGACGAGCGCGTTAACTGGGCGGCACAGATCCTCGGATTACGCGAGTATCTCAAGCGTAAACCGGGCGCGCTGTCCGGCGGCCAGCGACAGCGCGTGGCGTTGGGCAGGGCGATCGTTCGCGAAGCGGGCGTGTTCCTGATGGATGAACCGCTCTCCAACCTCGATGCCAAGCTTCGCGTGCAGATGCGGGCTGAAATCAGCAAGCTGCACCAGAAGCTCAACACCACGATGATTTACGTGACCCACGACCAGACCGAAGCCATGACCATGGCGACCCGCATCGTGATCTTAAAAGATGGCATTATTCAGCAGGTCGGCGCTCCGAAGCAGGTCTACAACGAACCGGCAAACATGTTTGTTGCCGGGTTTATTGGATCGCCAGCCATGAACTTCATTCGCGGCGCTATCGACGATCGCTATTTCGTCACGGAAACGCTGCGTCTGAAGATTCCAGAGGACAAGCTCGCTTCACTGAATGCCGCAGGGTATCAGCGCAAAGCCGTGGTCTTTGGGATCCGCCCGGAAGATATTCTCACTCTGCAGAGCAGCGGTAAGCATATCGCAGCGAAAGTCAGCGTAGCCGAACTGACCGGCGCGGAGTTCATGCTCTACGCCAGCGTTGGCGGTCATGAGCTGGTGGTTCGCGCTGGCGCGGCGAATGATTATGCCGCTGGGGATAATATCGATATCCAGTTCGATATGAATAAGTGCCATTTCTTCGATGCTGAAACCGAAGCGGCTATTAGATAA